ACCGTAGGGTTGATTGCGGATAATCACGTTGGTTTTACCGCCTTTTGTAAATCCTTGAGCAAATAACCGTTCAGGATCGCGGACATTCAAACCGCGAACTGCTAAGTCTACCTCAATGGGTACGGTTTTATTACCGACTTGGGCAACGGAACCAGTAGTTCCAGGAAAAACAAATATACCAAATATTACTAGCAGAATTACCAGTGCAGCACCTAAATCAAGTAAATTGATTTTGCCGAACAAGCGTCCTTTGGAATCTAAAATAGCCATAGAAATTTTTCCTAGATAGAAGCGGAATAATTGATTCTAGCAACAAGTTTTGTCAGGGACAGGAGAATTTTTCCGACTTGATTAT
The DNA window shown above is from Nodularia sp. LEGE 06071 and carries:
- a CDS encoding DUF4330 domain-containing protein, with the translated sequence MAILDSKGRLFGKINLLDLGAALVILLVIFGIFVFPGTTGSVAQVGNKTVPIEVDLAVRGLNVRDPERLFAQGFTKGGKTNVIIRNQPYGQIGIKSIQVLPRTLTVSQPDGSVKELPDPRTNNFSTDMLLTLEGKAQITDSGPVLGNSKVKIGTTFELEGFNYNFNSTVIDVRIKDS